Proteins found in one Odocoileus virginianus isolate 20LAN1187 ecotype Illinois chromosome 10, Ovbor_1.2, whole genome shotgun sequence genomic segment:
- the LOC110150745 gene encoding putative olfactory receptor 5AK3, with product MSWKLFSDPTVKLYVVLFTVLEFKNHNSQLSLLFLCNFLAIISSLQAMGQNNGTEVTEFILLGFADQHKSWHVFFTVFLVIYVATLVGNIGMILLIKTDSSLHTPMYFFLQNLAFVDLCYATAITPKMLHNLMSTKNSISFFGCMVQLLVYGTFVTSDCYILAAMAVDRYVAICNPLCYGAVMSQRVCSQLLTGSYFMGFLNASVNVSFTFSLKFCKSNKINHFFCDEPPILALSCSDIYFSIMVLAAFVGFNLTFTVLVIIFSYMFILSAILKISSAAGRKKAFSTCASHLTAVTIFYGTLSYMYLHHRTIESQEQEKMASIFYGIVIPMLNPLIYSLRNQDVREALKGVGKKRF from the coding sequence ATGTCATGGAAATTATTCTCTGACCCTACTGTGAAGTTATATGTTGTACTATTTACAGTTCTAGAATTTAAGAATCACAATAGTCagctttctctgctctttctttgCAACTTTCTAGCCATTATTTCGTCATTACAAGCCATGGGACAAAACAATGGTACTGAAGTAACTGAATTCATTCTCCTGGGATTCGCTGATCAACATAAGTCTTGGCATGTCTTTTTCACAGTATTTCTAGTGATCTATGTGGCCACGCTAGTGGGTAACATAGGCATGATCCTCCTCATCAAGACTGACTCTTCCcttcacacccccatgtactttttcctccAAAACTTGGCTTTTGTTGATCTCTGTTATGCCACTGCTATCACTCCCAAGATGTTGCATAATTTGATGAGCACCAAAAATTCCATCTCATTCTTCGGATGTATGGTGCAATTACTAGTCTATGGTACCTTTGTAACAAGTGATTGCTACATCCTGGCAGCTATGGCAGTGGACCGTtatgtggccatctgtaaccCACTTTGCTATGGAGCTGTCATGTCACAGAGAGTCTGCAGTCAACTCTTAACTGGTTCATACTTCATGGGCTTCCTGAATGCTTCTGTCAATGTAAGTTTTACTTTCTCACTGAAGTTTTGCAAGTCCAATAAAATTAACCACTTTTTCTGTGATGAACCCCCAATTCTGGCCCTCTCATGCTCCGATATTTACTTCAGCATCATGGTACTAGCAGCCTTTGTGGGTTTTAACTTGACATTCACTGTACTGGTCATCATCTTTTCCTACATGTTTATCTTGTCTGCCATCCTGAAGATCTCTTCTGCTGCAGGGAGGAAGAAAGCCTTCTCCACGTGCGCCTCCCACCTGACAGCTGTCACCATCTTCTATGGGACGCTCTCTTACATGTACCTGCACCATCGCACCATAGAGTCTCAAGAGCAAGAAAAAATGGCTTCCATTTTTTATGGGATTGTGATTCCCATGTTAAACCCTCTCATCTACAGTCTAAGAAACCAAGATGTAAGAGAAGCCCTTA